Part of the Bacillus cereus group sp. RP43 genome is shown below.
ATTACGATACAATCTCGCACATAAACGGGGAAGAAGGAACAGGATTAATCATCATGAAAGAGCCGAGTAAAAATGCGGTTGCAATCGGAAAAGAGATTGATAAAAAGATTAAAGATATAAGCAAGCAATATAAAGATCAATTTTCTATTAAACTTTTAGCTTCAACTCATGAGCAAGTTGAAAATGCTGTTACTAGTATGGGAAAAGAAGTAATCCTTGGGGCAATTGCCGCGACTCTCATTATCTTAATCTTTTTACGTAGCTTCCGAACAACACTCATCGCTGTCGTCAGTATTCCATTATCTATTTTATTAACACTATTTTTACTCCATCAATCTAACATCACACTTAACATTCTAACTCTTGGTGGCTTAGCCGTTGCAGTTGGACGTCTCGTCGATGATAGTATCGTTGTCATCGAGAACATTTTCCGTCGTTTACAAAAAGAACCCTTCTCTCAAAATATTATTCTTGAAGCAACGAAAGAGGTCGCAGTCGCAATTACCGCTTCTACTTTAACAACAGTCGCCGTTTTTTTACCTATCGGTCTCGTATCGGGAGTAATCGGAAAACTAATGTTACCTATGGTATTAGCAGTTGTATATTCTATACTTTCTTCCTTAATTGTGGCATTAACAGTCGTTCCACTTATGGCTTTTCTACTACTCAAAAAAACAAAACGTCGCAATTCTCATTCTTCACCGCGATATGTCGCTACATTAAAGTGGGCTCTTTCTCATAAGTTTATCATTCTACTCACTTCTTTTTTATTATTTGCAGGATCAATCGCAGCCTACATACTACTTCCGAAAGCGAACATAAAGTCTGAGGACGATACAATGCTATCCGTTAACATGACATTTCCAACCGATTATGATTCTGAAGCTAAAAAACAAAAAGCCTTTGATTTCGAAAAGAAACTACTCTCTAATTCTGATGTAACAGATGTTATTTTGCGAATGGGATCTAGCGCAGAAGATGCACAATGGGGACAGACAACTAAAAACAATCTTGCAACTATATTTGTAGTCTTTAAAAAAGGATCTGACATCGATCAATATATTAAAGAATTAAAAAAAGAGCATAATGCTTTTGAACCAGCTGAACTCGATTATATAAAAACTAGTTACTCTGACTCCGGAAGTGGAAACAACTTACAATTTAACGTAACCGCTACTAACGAAACAAATTTAAAAAAGGCCGCTAACATCGTCGAAACAAAACTAAAAAGTATGGAGGCTCTCTCTAAAGTAAAAACAAATATTGAAGACTCTAAAAAAGAATGGCAAATTCATATCGATCAAACAAAGGCGGAACAACTCGGTTTAACACCAGAATTAGCAGCACAACAAGTATCATTCCTTATGAAGAAATCTCCTATTGGGGAAATCTCAATCAATAATGAAAAAACAACTATTATGATAGAACATAAAAAGGCATCCATTAACAAACAAGAAGATATTTTAAACACAAACATACTCTCACCTATTAACGGACCAATTCCTTTAAAAGACATTGCAACTATTTCAGAAAAACAACTTCAAACGGAAATCTTCCATAAAGATGGGAAAGAAACGATACAAATTACTGCAGCAGCTTCAAGTGAAGATTTAAGTAAAGTAAGCGCAGAAGTAAACAAAGCTATAGCCGACTTAGATTTACCTACCGGAGCAAAAGTAAATATCGCAGGTGCTACCGAGTCTATGCAAGAGAACTTCACAGATTTATTCAAAATTATGGGGATTGCAATTGGAATTGTATATTTAATTATGGTTATCACATTCGGGCAAGCACGTGCTCCTTTCGCGATTTTATTCTCTTTACCATTAGCTGCTGTCGGAGGTATTTTAGGATTAATCATTTCCAGAACACCTGTTGATGTAAATTCATTGATTGGCGCATTAATGTTAATCGGGATTGTCGTTACAAATGCTATTGTATTAATAGAAAGAGTGCAACAAAATCGGGAAAACGGTATGGAAACAAGAGAAGCCTTACTAGAAGCAGGATCTACTAGATTACGCCCAATTATTATGACAGCTATAACAACAATCGTCGCTATGCTACCACTCCTATTCGGCCAATCTCAAGCGGGCAGCATGGTATCAAAAAGTCTAGCTGTCGTTGTAATTGGCGGCTTAGCCGTTTCAACCGTTCTTACATTAGTAGTTGTTCCTGTTATGTATGAACTATTAGATAAAATCGGGAGAAAAAGACGCTCCCGCAGAAAAATAAGTACTTCTACAGAAACACCTGATATTTAAACTAAAAGGCGTTATCTTCATAATTGAAGATAACGCCTTTTAGAATTCCCTACCTATCGATATAATCTAGCACTTTTTTCGTATATCGCTCTAGTGACTTACCAGAATCTACAAGAAGATATTCATCATTTAAAAGCCTTGTACTGCCATCTAGCCACTTTTACCAAACGTTACTTCTGATTCTACTGACTTATCTTATGTTCACGTGTTTGTAACCTACGATTAATTTCTTCTATATTATTAAGATAACATTCAATATATTTATATGTAGCACCATACTTCCGACATAAACCTATTCCTTTTTCAACCATCCCATCATAGAGTCATGGACTATCTAATATAACACTATGTTCTTGTTCCAACAAAAAAACTATCAGTTCCCACTCAATATCATAGGAGACTCCCCCAACAACTGTTAATTCAATCCCTTTTGCCGTTAATGATTTTAATAATGCTGATTTCACGACGTCATGGTCTACAATAACTGCACCTGTTAATTTAGCGATATACTTAGAAAGTGTCGATTTACCTGATCCAGGAAATCCCGAAATTTGCAGAAAGCACACCTCTCCCTCTTTCATCCTAATATCCGTATATCAAGCTACCCATTCAACAACTCTCCTTCTTTTCCTGCTAACATCAAAATGGCCGTAAAAAAACTCCCTATTTATAAACAGAGAGTTTTTTACAGCCATTTATGCCGCTTTTACCTTCTTCGTCGTTTTACTTTTTCTTTTCGTTCCTGTAAAGCGCTTATGCAATACAGATGCTACCAAGCGTGAAATGACATTGAATAGTAATACCATAATAATTAATACAGCTGCAGATTTTGTCGCAATCAACTTCGCATCTGGGATAATCCCTTCAGAATTCAACTTCCAAATATGAACCGCTAACGTTTCAGCTGGTCTAAATGGATTTAAAGGATGCGCAGGACTTGAGAAGTCCGCTGCTGAATTTAAAATTGGAGATGTTAAACCCGCTGTGTAAATTAATGCCGCTGCTTCACCAAATATACGGCCAGCCGCTAAAATAACACCTGTAATAATTTGTGGTAATGAAGACGGGATAATAATACGCGCAATCGTTTGCCACTTTGTCGCACCTAATCCAAGACTCGCCTCTTTTACATTATGAGGAACTTCTGAAATCGCATTTTCACAAACACGTGTTAAACCTGGTAAGTTTAAAATAGTTAAAGCTAGAGCACCACCCATTACCGTGTATCCCCAGCCTGTCATTGTAACGAACACTAACAAACCGAATAAACCAACAACAATAGAAGGTAAAGACGCCATTGTTTCAATACATAAACGAACAAAACTTAAGAATCGACCTTGTTTTGCATACTCCGCTAAATATATTCCAGCACCTAATCCAAGAGGAATAGATATAATAAGCGTTATAACAAGCATATAGAAGGAATTGAATAATTGCGGACCAATCCCACCACCAGCTCTTGTATTGCTTGGTTCTCCAAACAAGAAATTAGGATCCCAAAATCCCCATCCCTTTTGTAAAATTTCAAACACTAAGAACACTAGCAAGGCTACAACTAAAGCCGCAACCGCATAAAAGATACCTGTCCAAATTTTATTTACCGTTCTTGCATTCATTATTATCGCTCACCTCTTTGACCAATCGCTCGAATTACTAAAATAAATAGGAATGAAATAACAAGCAAAATCATCGCTAATGTCCATAGCGCATTATTCCAAGCTGTTCCGTTCAATGTATTCGTCATATCCATTGTCAGAATACCCGTTAACGTTGCTGTTGGACTATATATTCCTTCTGGTAATTTAATCGTGTTCCCGATTACCATTTGAACCGCTAACGCTTCACCAAAAGCACGCGCTAATCCTAAAACTATACCTGTTAAAATCCCTTGTTTTGCAGCAGGAACAATCACTCGACTAATCGCTTGCCATTTCGTTGATCCTAGACCATAAGAAGCTTCTAAATAATCAAATGGAACAGAGCGTATTGCATCAGAAGCGATACTAGCAATAGTAGGTAATATCATAATACTTAGGACAATAATACCCGCAATTAAACTAAAGCCCACTCCTCCAAACGAATCACGTAATAGTGGCACTAAAATCGTAACCCCTAATAATCCGTATACAACTGAAGGAATACCAACTAATAATTCTAAAACAGGCTTCAATACTTTATTTCCGAACTTCGGCGAAATTAAATTCATGAATATAGCAAGAGCTATAGCAATTGGTGCACTAATAATAACTGCACCTATCGAAACCAATGTTGAACCTATAATGAAAATTACAGCTCCGAAGGTTCCTTCGTCAGCATTCGGATTCCATTTTGTCGATGTTAGCACCTCAGTAAATGAGATACCACTTTGCGTAAAAGATTGAATTCCTTTACCACAAATAAACGCAATAATAGCTAATGTAACTAAAACAATAAAAATACCACAAAACGTAACGAGTGATCTTCCTATATATTCACTCTTTACGTAATTTATTTGTTTTTTCCCCTTCATCACAGGACAGACCCCACTTCATAAATTGAAATGAACAGGACTGGCCTTGCAGCCAGCCCCATAAATTTTATTACTTATTTAATTTAGACATTGGAATGTAACCCATATCTTCTACTTGTTTTTCGAAATCTTTACCTTTTACATAGTCAATGTAAGCTTTCGTCGCTTCTTTTGCCTCACCTTTAGTTACCATGTACTCGTAAGACCAGAATGGATATTTACCAGCAGAAATATTTTCAACTTTCGGTTCAGATCCATCAATTTTAACCGTTTGTAACGCACCTTTTTTCTCACCAACCATGTAAGACATTGCTAAGTAACTAACTGAACCTGGAGTAGAGTTAATTGCTTGCTCTACAGCACCATTAGAATCTTGTGTCGTACCAGTTCCATCATTAATTTTCGCGTCTTTCATCACTGTCTTTTCAAAAGTAGCACGTGTACCAGATGAAGCTGGTCGGTTAATTACATTGATTTTTTCATCTTTTCCGCCTACTTCTTTCCAGTTCGTTACTTTTCCAGTGAAGATATCTTGCACTTGTTTTACTGTTAAGTTATCAACTTTTACATCTTTATTTACGACAAGTGCGAATGCGATACCCGCAACTTTGTTATCTACTAATTCTTTTGCTTTTTCAGCATCTTTTATTTTATCTCCAGCTGGAACATCTGAGTTACCAATTTGTACCGCACCAGAAGCTACTTGGTTAATCCCTGTTCCACTACCGCCACCTTGAACTTGAATAGAAACTTTTGAATTTTTCTCCATGAATTTCTTTCCAGCTTCCTCCGCAAGAGGTTGAAGAGCTGTAGAGCCAGCTGCTGCAATCGTACCTGATAATTCTTGTTTTGCATCGCTACCTTTAGCAGCTTCCTTATTATCCGTACTTTCTGCTTTTCCACATCCAACTAATGCACCTGCAACAACTAAAGCCGCTAAAGAAAATTTAATACCCTTTTTCATAATCATGTCTTGTACCCCCATTTGGATTATCACTTTTCGAATTCATCTTCTTTCGAACACAAATTCATTGTAGGACAACAATATTATGTGAGTGTTAAGCAATTTTTAAGTTTAAGTAAATAGAGATAACATCCCATAAAAGCTAGACATTCCAACATTTACAGTCGAAAAAGCCAACAAAATCCACACTAAACACGCAGTATTGTAAATTTAATCTTAACAATGTAAATTCAATGTAAATGATTTTCTCTATTTTTCCCTTTAAGTTAAAACTACATTTACAATCCCCCTATATTTTTAAGCTTTTACACTCATACTTTATTTACATTAAAAAGAATTCCAGTAATATTTTTCGGTACAACTAAATAAATTGGAACAATTCTAAAAAAAATTGAATATTTTTAAAGTACTAATTGACAGCATCATTAAATGTAGTCTACTATATTACTATCAAAAAGTTTACCTAAGGAAACTTTTTAAACTAAAACTAAAAATATAGAGATGAGGTAACTTTTATGGTATCGGCTAATACTAAACCCCTTTCCGAATTCAGAACAGGGGAATTTGTACAAATTGAGAAGATACAATTAGAAGGAACTATGAAACGACGTTTATTAGATTTAGGATTTTTTCCTGGAGCGACAATTAAAGTATTACAACGCAGCCCACTTGGAGACCCAGTCGCTTATCAAGTAAGCAACACAACTATTGCACTGCGTAGTGAAGAAAGCTCCCTTATTTTCGGGGTATTAATAGGAGATGATTTCAGATGAGTAACCATCGCATTGCGTTAGCTGGTAACCCGAATACCGGGAAAAGTACATTATTTAATACTTTAACAGGCTTAAAACAACATACTGGAAACTGGACGGGGAAAACTGTTTTAAAGGCTGAAGGGGAATATAAGCACGGCGGAAATATGTATACAATAATAGATTTACCTGGAACTTACTCACTGTATTCAAATTCGGCAGATGAAGAAGTAGCACGAGATTATATTATATTTGAAAAACCAGAAGTAACTGTAGTTGTTATAGATGCAACTGCAATGGAAAGAAATTTAAATTTAGCACTCCAAGTGATGGAAATGACAAACGATGTGGTCATTTGTATTAACTTAATTGATGAAGCGGAGAAAAAAGGAATCATTATTGACGAAAAGAAATTAGCAAAATCACTCGGTGTACCTGTAGTGAAGATTTCTGCTCGCAACCGAGTAGGCATTGGTCATTTGCTAAATGTCATCGCTAAAGTAGCAAATAAAAAACTAATTCCAACACCAATTAAAATTACTTATAACGATAAAATCGAAAATATGATTCAGGAATTAGAACCACAAATTTATAAAGTATTCGGTGATACGTATCCAGCACGTTGGATTGCATTACGTATATTAGATGGAGATAAGAATTTCTTAACTACACTTCAAAAACACCATAACGAACCACTTGTAAGGGAGGTTGTAATCAATGGAATCTCACTCAGCCAGTAAAGCTCTTCCGCTGGACTATATTGTTCAACATGCACAAACACTTTCAAAAGAAGATATACGAGATGATATTGTCGGAGATATTTATCGAACCTCCGCAAGTATATGTAAAGAAGCTGTTCAATATACAAATACCGATAAATTGTACCGTTCTGAAAAACTAGATAAAATTTTCACATCTCCAATATGGGGATTCCCAATTATGCTCGGTATTTTATCTATTATTTTTTATCTTACAATTGCAGGCGCTAACGTACCTTCTGATATGATCGCTAAGTTCTTTGGCTGGGTAGAAGGATATTTAACATCTTGGTTCCAAGCAATGCATGCACCTGAATGGTTACATGGCATTTTAATACTTGGTTTATTCCGTGGTACCAGTGCTGTTATAAGCGTTATGTTACCACCTATGGCAATCTTTTTCCCTATGTTCGCACTATTAGAAAACTACGGATATTTACCACGTGTCGCATTTAACATGGACCGCTTATTCAAACGATCTGGTGCACATGGCAAGCAATCTTTAACAATGGCAATGGGATTCGGTTGTAATGCAGCTGCCATTATGTCAACACGTATTATCGAATCACCACGTGAGCGTATGCTTGCCATTTTAACAAACAACTTCGTCCCATGTAATGGACGCTGGCCTACATTAATCTTAATGGCTTCATTATTTATGGCTGCTGGATATACAGGCAGCATGCAAACACTTGTTACTGCCGGCGTTGTCGTTGGAATGGTTGTAATTGGCGTTATTGTAACTTTAACTGTTTCTTGGGTTTTATCAAAAACTGCTCTAAAAGGCGTTCCAACTCACTATACGTTAGAGTTACCACCATACCGTAAACCAAAAATTTGGAATACAATTGTGCGTTCAACGCTCGATAAATCAATATATGTTTTAAAACGAGCTGTAATTGTAGCTGCACCTGCCGCTGTATTAACTTGGATACTTGCTAATATTTTCGTCGGTGACACGAGCTTACTTATGCATTTTGTGAACTTCTTAGATCCATTTGCTAAACTGTTAGGACTTGACGGATTTATTCTAGCAGCGTTTATTCTTGGACTACCAGCTAATGAAATTGTTATTCCGATTTTATTAATGTCTTACTTATCGACTGGTGCTTTAACTGAAATAGATGATTTTAATCAAATTAAAAATCTATTCTTAGAACACGGTTGGACTTGGTTAACTGCGTTAAACACAATGTTGTTCTCACTTCTTCATTTCCCATGCGGAACAACACTAGTTAACATATATAAAGAAACAAAAAGTGCAAAATGGACATTTTTATCGTTTGCAATCCCTAC
Proteins encoded:
- a CDS encoding FeoA family protein → MVSANTKPLSEFRTGEFVQIEKIQLEGTMKRRLLDLGFFPGATIKVLQRSPLGDPVAYQVSNTTIALRSEESSLIFGVLIGDDFR
- a CDS encoding efflux RND transporter permease subunit, encoding MDRLTKFSLKNRAAIIIMVFLISILGVYSGSKLPMEFLPSIDNPAITVTTLSQGLDAETMTKDVTDPLEKQFRNLEHIDGITSSTHEGLSRIDIAYTSKANMKDAAREVEKAINTIKLPKDVTKPVVSQLNTSMIPLAQITIQKQNGFSKADEKQIEKEIVPQLESIDGVANVMFFGKSTSELSVVLDPNQLKDKNVTSEQVLAVLQGKETSTPSGAITVNKEEYNLRVIGDIKNVNEIKNITVTPQVKLQDVAQIELKQHYDTISHINGEEGTGLIIMKEPSKNAVAIGKEIDKKIKDISKQYKDQFSIKLLASTHEQVENAVTSMGKEVILGAIAATLIILIFLRSFRTTLIAVVSIPLSILLTLFLLHQSNITLNILTLGGLAVAVGRLVDDSIVVIENIFRRLQKEPFSQNIILEATKEVAVAITASTLTTVAVFLPIGLVSGVIGKLMLPMVLAVVYSILSSLIVALTVVPLMAFLLLKKTKRRNSHSSPRYVATLKWALSHKFIILLTSFLLFAGSIAAYILLPKANIKSEDDTMLSVNMTFPTDYDSEAKKQKAFDFEKKLLSNSDVTDVILRMGSSAEDAQWGQTTKNNLATIFVVFKKGSDIDQYIKELKKEHNAFEPAELDYIKTSYSDSGSGNNLQFNVTATNETNLKKAANIVETKLKSMEALSKVKTNIEDSKKEWQIHIDQTKAEQLGLTPELAAQQVSFLMKKSPIGEISINNEKTTIMIEHKKASINKQEDILNTNILSPINGPIPLKDIATISEKQLQTEIFHKDGKETIQITAAASSEDLSKVSAEVNKAIADLDLPTGAKVNIAGATESMQENFTDLFKIMGIAIGIVYLIMVITFGQARAPFAILFSLPLAAVGGILGLIISRTPVDVNSLIGALMLIGIVVTNAIVLIERVQQNRENGMETREALLEAGSTRLRPIIMTAITTIVAMLPLLFGQSQAGSMVSKSLAVVVIGGLAVSTVLTLVVVPVMYELLDKIGRKRRSRRKISTSTETPDI
- a CDS encoding phosphate ABC transporter substrate-binding protein PstS family protein; this translates as MIMKKGIKFSLAALVVAGALVGCGKAESTDNKEAAKGSDAKQELSGTIAAAGSTALQPLAEEAGKKFMEKNSKVSIQVQGGGSGTGINQVASGAVQIGNSDVPAGDKIKDAEKAKELVDNKVAGIAFALVVNKDVKVDNLTVKQVQDIFTGKVTNWKEVGGKDEKINVINRPASSGTRATFEKTVMKDAKINDGTGTTQDSNGAVEQAINSTPGSVSYLAMSYMVGEKKGALQTVKIDGSEPKVENISAGKYPFWSYEYMVTKGEAKEATKAYIDYVKGKDFEKQVEDMGYIPMSKLNK
- a CDS encoding nucleoside recognition domain-containing protein, coding for MESHSASKALPLDYIVQHAQTLSKEDIRDDIVGDIYRTSASICKEAVQYTNTDKLYRSEKLDKIFTSPIWGFPIMLGILSIIFYLTIAGANVPSDMIAKFFGWVEGYLTSWFQAMHAPEWLHGILILGLFRGTSAVISVMLPPMAIFFPMFALLENYGYLPRVAFNMDRLFKRSGAHGKQSLTMAMGFGCNAAAIMSTRIIESPRERMLAILTNNFVPCNGRWPTLILMASLFMAAGYTGSMQTLVTAGVVVGMVVIGVIVTLTVSWVLSKTALKGVPTHYTLELPPYRKPKIWNTIVRSTLDKSIYVLKRAVIVAAPAAVLTWILANIFVGDTSLLMHFVNFLDPFAKLLGLDGFILAAFILGLPANEIVIPILLMSYLSTGALTEIDDFNQIKNLFLEHGWTWLTALNTMLFSLLHFPCGTTLVNIYKETKSAKWTFLSFAIPTVIAIVVTFLSTQLVHWLGLV
- the pstC gene encoding phosphate ABC transporter permease subunit PstC translates to MKGKKQINYVKSEYIGRSLVTFCGIFIVLVTLAIIAFICGKGIQSFTQSGISFTEVLTSTKWNPNADEGTFGAVIFIIGSTLVSIGAVIISAPIAIALAIFMNLISPKFGNKVLKPVLELLVGIPSVVYGLLGVTILVPLLRDSFGGVGFSLIAGIIVLSIMILPTIASIASDAIRSVPFDYLEASYGLGSTKWQAISRVIVPAAKQGILTGIVLGLARAFGEALAVQMVIGNTIKLPEGIYSPTATLTGILTMDMTNTLNGTAWNNALWTLAMILLVISFLFILVIRAIGQRGER
- the pstA gene encoding phosphate ABC transporter permease PstA, which translates into the protein MNARTVNKIWTGIFYAVAALVVALLVFLVFEILQKGWGFWDPNFLFGEPSNTRAGGGIGPQLFNSFYMLVITLIISIPLGLGAGIYLAEYAKQGRFLSFVRLCIETMASLPSIVVGLFGLLVFVTMTGWGYTVMGGALALTILNLPGLTRVCENAISEVPHNVKEASLGLGATKWQTIARIIIPSSLPQIITGVILAAGRIFGEAAALIYTAGLTSPILNSAADFSSPAHPLNPFRPAETLAVHIWKLNSEGIIPDAKLIATKSAAVLIIMVLLFNVISRLVASVLHKRFTGTKRKSKTTKKVKAA
- a CDS encoding FeoB small GTPase domain-containing protein, translated to MSNHRIALAGNPNTGKSTLFNTLTGLKQHTGNWTGKTVLKAEGEYKHGGNMYTIIDLPGTYSLYSNSADEEVARDYIIFEKPEVTVVVIDATAMERNLNLALQVMEMTNDVVICINLIDEAEKKGIIIDEKKLAKSLGVPVVKISARNRVGIGHLLNVIAKVANKKLIPTPIKITYNDKIENMIQELEPQIYKVFGDTYPARWIALRILDGDKNFLTTLQKHHNEPLVREVVINGISLSQ